In Rhodococcus pyridinivorans, the following proteins share a genomic window:
- a CDS encoding helix-turn-helix domain-containing protein, which yields MSKYESGQLHLLPDTDLAGEELGGAFDSARLTQARRLSGLTKKAIADQIGVSAVAVGQWESGTAKPRPDNIDALAQALDIPVTFLAAGRPYARLDAADAHFRSLRRTPASQRDKAIAFTEQIWELTHALEKRVRFPAVDLPGFTAGEVQQTDFPNDPVVAAQALRHHWGLGTGRIGRMVRTMEQHGIVVTLVPFAGPETKNIDAFSTSKLPRPIVVLTPNRADDVYRHRFSAAHELGHLLLHGDCQPGDTQQEREADMFAAEFLTPSEEITPILPPRLDFKKLGELSVQWGVSVDSLLRRCREVGTVSEASYRRSHQRLTTLRSSGLFVHESVQGYPGEVPALLRSAFEMAEKSGLSHKKLATELRITLPRLRLLLGQGDTRPELTLV from the coding sequence TTGAGTAAGTACGAGTCCGGGCAGCTACATCTTCTACCGGATACCGATCTGGCCGGTGAGGAGCTGGGCGGTGCATTCGATTCAGCGAGGCTGACTCAGGCCCGCCGTCTATCGGGGTTGACCAAGAAGGCAATCGCGGACCAGATCGGAGTCTCTGCTGTAGCAGTCGGCCAGTGGGAGTCCGGTACAGCAAAACCACGGCCAGACAACATCGACGCACTCGCTCAAGCCCTCGACATCCCGGTGACCTTTCTCGCGGCGGGTCGCCCGTATGCTCGCCTCGATGCTGCGGACGCCCACTTCCGCAGCTTGCGACGTACCCCGGCGAGTCAACGAGATAAGGCGATCGCATTCACTGAACAGATCTGGGAGCTGACCCACGCTCTTGAAAAGCGAGTCCGGTTCCCGGCGGTAGATCTTCCCGGCTTTACCGCTGGCGAGGTACAACAGACCGACTTTCCGAACGATCCGGTTGTAGCGGCTCAAGCCCTACGCCACCATTGGGGACTGGGCACTGGCCGCATCGGCCGCATGGTTCGCACGATGGAACAACACGGGATCGTTGTCACGCTGGTGCCGTTCGCCGGGCCCGAGACCAAGAACATCGATGCCTTCTCCACGTCGAAACTCCCACGACCCATCGTTGTGCTGACACCCAACCGTGCCGACGATGTCTACCGGCATCGGTTCAGTGCCGCCCACGAGCTGGGGCATCTTCTGTTGCACGGCGACTGCCAGCCTGGGGACACACAGCAGGAACGAGAGGCTGACATGTTCGCCGCCGAGTTCCTCACTCCCAGCGAGGAGATCACGCCGATACTTCCGCCTCGCTTGGACTTCAAGAAGCTCGGAGAGCTGAGCGTTCAATGGGGCGTGTCGGTCGACTCTCTTCTCCGTCGGTGTAGGGAGGTCGGTACCGTCTCGGAAGCGTCGTATCGCCGATCTCACCAGCGCCTCACTACGCTCCGATCATCCGGATTGTTCGTGCACGAATCAGTCCAGGGATATCCCGGCGAGGTTCCGGCATTGCTCCGGTCTGCCTTCGAGATGGCCGAGAAGAGCGGCCTGTCCCACAAGAAACTCGCTACCGAACTACGGATCACCCTGCCCAGGCTGCGACTTCTGCTCGGACAGGGCGACACACGTCCAGAATTGACACTGGTCTAG